A part of Dehalococcoidia bacterium genomic DNA contains:
- a CDS encoding MaoC family dehydratase — translation MPASLTDFPAGHQFPATSFTITPEMSRAYREATGDCQGEVYAAAGNAVPPLAVAALALGELLKVVRLPEGSLHASESLEARRVVPDGSEVVCSARLVQRSVRGGYVWSVIESELSVGSEVAVVARATVLSPAATEARA, via the coding sequence GTGCCAGCTTCCCTCACCGACTTCCCTGCCGGCCACCAGTTTCCCGCGACCTCCTTCACCATCACGCCTGAGATGTCGCGCGCCTACCGCGAAGCGACGGGCGACTGCCAGGGCGAGGTCTACGCCGCCGCCGGAAACGCTGTGCCGCCACTGGCGGTGGCCGCCCTTGCCCTCGGTGAGCTGCTAAAGGTCGTCCGCCTGCCCGAGGGGTCCCTGCACGCCAGTGAGTCGCTCGAGGCGCGGCGGGTCGTCCCCGATGGTTCCGAGGTCGTCTGCAGCGCCCGCCTCGTCCAGCGCTCGGTCCGGGGCGGCTATGTCTGGTCAGTGATCGAGAGCGAACTCTCGGTGGGCAGCGAAGTGGCTGTGGTCGCCCGCGCGACAGTCCTTTCTCCCGCCGCCACCGAGGCCCGGGCATGA
- a CDS encoding MaoC family dehydratase, producing the protein MTHLEAPAVHPLTRTLTQTQIVAYARASGDFNPIHVDEAFARNTPLGGTIAHGMLVLAFISEMMTAAFGRAWLEGGRLDVRFRSPSRPGDTITARASAGKAEDGLIRYQVECVNGAGEQVISGTAWVKP; encoded by the coding sequence ATGACCCATCTCGAGGCGCCCGCCGTCCACCCCCTCACGAGGACGCTGACCCAGACGCAGATAGTCGCCTACGCCCGCGCCAGCGGGGACTTCAACCCCATCCACGTCGACGAAGCGTTTGCCAGGAATACACCCCTGGGCGGCACTATCGCCCACGGCATGCTTGTGCTGGCCTTCATCTCGGAGATGATGACCGCTGCCTTCGGGCGGGCCTGGCTGGAGGGCGGCCGCCTGGACGTGCGCTTCCGCTCTCCCTCGCGTCCCGGCGACACCATCACGGCCCGCGCTTCAGCCGGCAAGGCCGAGGACGGCCTCATTCGCTACCAGGTCGAGTGCGTCAATGGCGCCGGAGAGCAGGTCATCAGCGGTACGGCATGGGTAAAGCCATGA